In Pseudoduganella albidiflava, a single window of DNA contains:
- a CDS encoding proline--tRNA ligase: MRASRFFISTLKEAPSDAEIVSHKLMMRAGMIKRLGSGIYTYMPMGLKVIRKVEAIVREEMNRAGAIELLMPLVQPAELWQETGRWDKMGPELMRVKDRHGREFAIQPTSEEVITDVVRGEIKSYRQLPLNFYHIQTKFRDERRPRFGLMRGREFTMKDAYSFDRDLEGMQKSYQVMFDAYTKIFTRFGLKFRAVAADNGAIGGTGSHEFHVIASTGEDALVYCPTSDYAANMEAAEAVASGTRAAPSAELVKTATPKAAKCEDVAKLLGIDLSKTVKTIALTVETETDGKLDKQYFMLLLRGDHELNEIKAAKVPGLQGAYRFSTEAEIAEVYGCKPGYLGPIGTKAPVTVVADRTVANMADFVTGANEEDFHFTGANWGRDVAEPHVTADLRNVVEGDPSPDGKGVLAIERGIEVGHVFQLGTAYSAAMNATYLDENGKPAPLQMGCYGIGVTRILGAAIEQNFDDKGIIWPTSIAPFELVLCPMGYDRSELVKEETEKLYAAALAAGIDVIVDDRGLRPGAMFADWELIGVPHRVVIGDRGLKDGNLEYQGRRDTEATNVPVADIVAFIKARVQQ, encoded by the coding sequence ATGCGTGCGTCACGGTTTTTTATTTCCACACTCAAAGAGGCGCCTTCCGACGCCGAAATCGTCAGCCACAAACTGATGATGCGGGCCGGCATGATCAAGCGGCTGGGCTCGGGCATCTACACGTACATGCCGATGGGCCTGAAGGTGATCCGCAAGGTCGAGGCGATCGTGCGCGAGGAGATGAACCGCGCCGGCGCCATCGAGCTGCTGATGCCGCTGGTCCAGCCGGCCGAGCTGTGGCAGGAAACCGGCCGCTGGGACAAGATGGGGCCGGAACTGATGCGCGTAAAGGACCGGCATGGCCGCGAGTTCGCAATCCAGCCCACGTCCGAGGAAGTGATCACGGACGTGGTGCGCGGCGAGATCAAGTCGTACCGCCAGCTGCCGTTGAATTTTTACCACATCCAGACCAAGTTCCGCGACGAGCGCCGTCCCCGCTTCGGCCTGATGCGCGGCCGTGAATTCACGATGAAGGATGCGTACTCGTTCGACCGCGACCTGGAAGGCATGCAAAAGTCCTATCAGGTGATGTTCGATGCGTACACGAAGATCTTCACGCGCTTCGGCCTGAAGTTCCGTGCCGTGGCGGCCGACAACGGCGCCATCGGCGGTACCGGTTCGCATGAATTCCACGTGATCGCCAGCACCGGCGAAGATGCGCTGGTGTATTGCCCCACCTCCGACTACGCGGCCAATATGGAAGCGGCTGAGGCGGTAGCGTCGGGCACGCGCGCCGCGCCTTCCGCCGAGCTGGTGAAGACGGCCACGCCGAAGGCGGCCAAGTGCGAGGACGTGGCGAAACTGCTGGGCATCGACCTGTCGAAGACGGTGAAGACGATCGCCCTGACGGTGGAAACCGAGACTGACGGCAAACTGGATAAACAGTACTTCATGCTGCTGCTGCGCGGCGACCATGAACTGAACGAGATCAAGGCGGCGAAAGTGCCGGGCCTGCAGGGCGCCTACCGCTTCTCCACCGAAGCGGAAATCGCCGAAGTGTACGGCTGCAAGCCGGGTTACCTGGGCCCGATCGGTACCAAGGCCCCGGTTACGGTGGTGGCCGACCGCACCGTGGCCAACATGGCTGACTTCGTCACCGGTGCGAACGAGGAAGATTTCCACTTCACGGGCGCCAACTGGGGCCGCGACGTGGCCGAGCCGCACGTCACCGCCGACCTGCGCAACGTGGTCGAGGGCGATCCTTCGCCGGATGGCAAGGGCGTGCTGGCGATCGAGCGCGGCATCGAAGTGGGCCACGTGTTCCAGCTGGGTACCGCGTACTCGGCGGCGATGAACGCCACCTACCTCGATGAAAACGGCAAGCCGGCACCGCTGCAGATGGGTTGCTACGGCATCGGCGTCACGCGCATCCTGGGCGCGGCGATCGAGCAGAATTTCGACGACAAGGGCATCATCTGGCCGACCTCGATCGCCCCGTTCGAACTGGTGCTGTGCCCGATGGGTTACGACCGCAGCGAACTGGTGAAGGAAGAGACCGAGAAGCTGTACGCGGCGGCCCTGGCGGCCGGCATCGACGTGATCGTCGACGACCGCGGCCTGCGCCCGGGCGCCATGTTCGCCGACTGGGAACTGATCGGCGTGCCGCACCGGGTGGTGATCGGCGACCGTGGCCTGAAGGATGGCAACCTGGAATACCAGGGCCGCCGCGATACCGAGGCCACCAACGTGCCGGTGGCGGACATCGTGGCCTTCATCAAGGCCCGAGTGCAGCAATAA
- a CDS encoding c-type cytochrome, with protein sequence MKKTLLAVACCIASAAVSAAGGNINNGKALADKYACATCHGKDYNSPIDPSYPKLAGQHKDYLAHALVAYKRGDGPNGRNNPIMGGLVKPLSNKDIEDLAAYFHSLPGSMVIKR encoded by the coding sequence ATGAAGAAAACCCTGCTCGCCGTGGCCTGCTGCATCGCCTCCGCCGCGGTGTCCGCCGCCGGCGGCAACATCAACAACGGCAAGGCCCTGGCCGACAAGTACGCCTGCGCCACCTGCCATGGCAAGGATTACAACTCGCCGATCGACCCGAGCTATCCGAAGCTGGCTGGCCAGCACAAGGATTACCTGGCCCACGCGCTGGTCGCCTACAAGCGCGGCGACGGCCCGAACGGCCGCAACAACCCGATCATGGGCGGGCTGGTGAAGCCCCTGTCGAACAAGGATATCGAAGACCTGGCGGCGTATTTCCACAGCCTGCCGGGGTCGATGGTCATCAAGCGGTAA
- a CDS encoding vWA domain-containing protein: MLIDFFFTLKDAKIPVTIKEFLTLLEAMERGVVTQSFDDFYYLARLALVKDEAHYDRFDRAFAQYFKGIDGAFDGKASIPLDWLLQRMKRELTDEQKAALEKFGYDKLMDRLAELLKEQKERHEGGGKWIGTGGTSPFGNGGTNPEGVRIGGNESAKPGNRTAVKVWDQRTYKDYDADKELGTRNIKVALRRLRRFARDGAQQELALDQTIRATANNAGWLDIRMQPERRNNVKVLMLFDVGGTMDDHIERTEELFSAAKSEFKNMEFFYFHNCVYDYLWKNNRRRNAERFPTWDVLRKYPPDTKLIFVGDATMNPYEILQAGGSVEYNNEEAGAEWLARFTQAFPKFAWLNPEPEQYWQYRQSIAIIGQLMNGRMFPITLDGLERAMRVLSK, encoded by the coding sequence ATGCTGATCGACTTCTTCTTCACGCTGAAGGACGCGAAAATCCCCGTCACCATCAAGGAATTCCTCACCTTGCTGGAAGCGATGGAGCGCGGCGTCGTCACGCAATCGTTCGACGATTTCTATTACCTCGCGCGCCTGGCGCTGGTGAAGGACGAAGCCCACTACGACCGCTTCGACCGCGCCTTCGCCCAGTATTTCAAGGGCATCGACGGTGCGTTCGACGGCAAGGCGTCGATCCCGCTGGACTGGCTGCTGCAGCGCATGAAGCGCGAACTGACCGACGAGCAGAAGGCCGCGCTGGAAAAATTCGGCTACGACAAGCTGATGGACCGGCTGGCCGAACTGCTGAAGGAGCAGAAGGAACGCCACGAAGGCGGCGGCAAGTGGATCGGCACCGGCGGCACCTCGCCGTTCGGCAATGGCGGCACCAACCCGGAAGGGGTCCGCATCGGTGGGAACGAGTCTGCAAAACCTGGCAACCGTACCGCCGTGAAAGTGTGGGACCAGCGCACCTACAAGGACTACGACGCCGACAAGGAGCTGGGCACCCGCAACATCAAGGTGGCCCTGCGCCGGCTGCGCCGCTTCGCGCGCGATGGCGCCCAGCAGGAACTGGCGCTGGACCAGACCATCCGCGCCACCGCCAACAATGCCGGCTGGCTCGATATCCGCATGCAGCCGGAACGCCGCAACAACGTGAAGGTGCTGATGCTGTTCGACGTGGGCGGCACGATGGACGACCACATCGAGCGCACCGAGGAACTGTTTTCCGCCGCGAAGTCGGAGTTCAAGAACATGGAGTTCTTCTACTTCCACAACTGCGTCTACGACTACCTGTGGAAGAACAACCGGCGCCGCAATGCCGAGCGCTTCCCCACCTGGGACGTGCTGCGCAAGTACCCGCCCGACACCAAGCTGATCTTCGTCGGCGACGCCACCATGAACCCCTATGAAATCCTGCAGGCCGGCGGCTCGGTCGAGTACAACAACGAGGAAGCCGGCGCCGAATGGCTGGCCCGTTTCACGCAAGCCTTCCCGAAGTTCGCCTGGCTGAACCCGGAGCCGGAACAGTACTGGCAGTACCGGCAATCCATCGCGATCATCGGCCAGCTGATGAACGGGCGCATGTTCCCGATCACCCTGGACGGGCTGGAGCGGGCGATGCGGGTGCTGAGCAAGTAG
- a CDS encoding RNA pyrophosphohydrolase, with protein MLDREGFRPNVGIILLNSHNEVWWGKRVREHSWQFPQGGIKYGETPEQAMYRELQEEIGLRPEHVKIVGRTRDWLRYEVPDHFIKREIRGHYRGQKQIWFLLRMCARDNEVNLRLTDHPEFDAWRWHEYWVPLDVVIEFKREVYQRALQELSRFLTWPAHGERRHSSRYLRQPHGRGQQGQRPQQQTVAAPPQELVGCDGAALATSGKR; from the coding sequence ATGCTCGATCGGGAAGGGTTCCGCCCCAACGTCGGCATCATCCTGCTCAACTCGCATAACGAGGTGTGGTGGGGCAAGCGGGTGCGCGAGCACTCATGGCAATTTCCGCAAGGAGGAATCAAGTACGGCGAAACACCCGAGCAGGCAATGTATCGGGAGTTGCAGGAAGAAATCGGCTTGCGCCCGGAACACGTGAAAATCGTGGGCCGCACGCGCGACTGGCTGCGTTACGAGGTACCGGACCATTTCATCAAGCGCGAGATCCGCGGCCATTACCGTGGCCAGAAGCAGATCTGGTTCTTGCTGCGCATGTGTGCGCGCGACAATGAAGTGAACCTGCGCCTGACCGACCACCCTGAATTCGACGCCTGGCGCTGGCACGAATACTGGGTGCCGCTGGACGTGGTCATCGAGTTCAAGCGCGAGGTGTACCAGCGCGCGCTGCAGGAATTATCCAGGTTCCTCACCTGGCCCGCGCACGGCGAACGCCGCCATTCGTCGCGCTACCTGCGCCAGCCGCATGGCCGCGGCCAGCAGGGCCAGCGGCCCCAGCAGCAGACGGTGGCGGCGCCGCCACAGGAGCTGGTCGGTTGCGACGGCGCGGCGCTGGCGACGTCCGGCAAGCGCTGA
- a CDS encoding lytic transglycosylase domain-containing protein, with protein sequence MKVGRERRRWWARPLRWWHTVAFATGVLCAPFGFAGNQKEESLADSVRLALSNAILDARPPKPAFTNPADQARYDAWLADMSGRLARKLPDEMHRREFLETVWYEARRAGLEPSLVLGLIQVESAYRKYAVSIVGARGYMQVMPFWTNVIGDRDRRKLFNMQTNLRYGCAILRMYIDMERGDLFLALGRYNGSRGKPAYPNAVLKAWNNWR encoded by the coding sequence ATGAAGGTGGGCCGGGAAAGGCGCCGCTGGTGGGCGCGCCCCTTGCGCTGGTGGCACACGGTGGCCTTCGCCACCGGCGTGCTGTGCGCGCCGTTCGGCTTTGCCGGCAACCAGAAAGAGGAATCGCTGGCCGACTCGGTGCGGCTGGCGCTGTCCAACGCGATCCTCGATGCCCGTCCACCCAAGCCCGCGTTCACCAATCCGGCAGACCAGGCGCGCTACGATGCCTGGCTGGCCGACATGTCCGGCCGCCTGGCGCGCAAGCTGCCCGACGAGATGCATCGCCGCGAATTCCTGGAAACCGTGTGGTACGAGGCCCGCCGCGCCGGCCTCGAGCCTTCGCTCGTGCTGGGGCTGATCCAGGTGGAGTCGGCGTACCGCAAGTACGCCGTGTCGATCGTGGGCGCGCGCGGCTACATGCAGGTGATGCCGTTCTGGACCAACGTGATCGGCGACCGCGACCGCCGCAAGCTGTTCAACATGCAGACCAACCTGCGCTATGGCTGCGCGATCCTGCGCATGTACATCGACATGGAGCGGGGCGACCTGTTCCTGGCGCTGGGGCGCTACAACGGCAGCCGCGGCAAGCCGGCCTACCCGAACGCGGTGCTCAAAGCCTGGAATAACTGGCGCTGA
- a CDS encoding DUF1841 family protein — translation MFTPSSHDVRRFFCEVFRKDRAHEILTPLEAMALDWVRLHPEYDAALADVDAALARDYSVEGGEANPFLHLAMHLSISEQVSIDSPRGIRAAYEALSKKRDSTHEAQHEIMECLGEMIWKSQRSGLPPDGDAYIDAVKRRVQQ, via the coding sequence ATGTTCACCCCCTCCTCCCACGACGTCCGCCGCTTCTTCTGCGAAGTGTTCCGCAAGGACCGCGCCCATGAAATCCTGACGCCGCTCGAAGCGATGGCGCTGGACTGGGTGCGGCTGCATCCCGAGTACGATGCGGCGCTCGCCGACGTGGACGCGGCGCTGGCGCGCGATTACTCGGTGGAAGGCGGCGAAGCCAATCCCTTCCTGCACCTGGCGATGCACCTGTCGATTTCCGAGCAGGTCTCGATCGATTCCCCGCGCGGCATCCGCGCCGCCTACGAAGCGTTGTCGAAAAAGCGCGATTCCACGCACGAGGCGCAGCATGAAATCATGGAATGCCTGGGGGAGATGATCTGGAAGTCGCAGCGCAGCGGGCTGCCGCCGGACGGGGATGCGTACATCGACGCCGTGAAGCGCCGCGTGCAGCAGTGA
- a CDS encoding AAA family ATPase, with product MTVPHQTPRFDGSAQYVATADLKLAVNAALTLQRPLLVKGEPGTGKTMLAEEVAAALDRPLLQWHVKSTTKAQQGLYEYDAVSRLRDSQLGDERVRDIHNYIVKGVLWQAFTAPEPVVLLIDEIDKADIEFPNDLLRELDRMEFYVYETREMVVAKHRPLVIITSNNEKELPDAFLRRCFFHYIAFPDKDTMEAIVEVHFPHLKQELLAQALRTFYEVRDVSGLKKKPSTSEFLDWLKLLLAEDIPPEALRSQDSKAIVPPLHGALLKNEQDVHLFERLVFMARTNR from the coding sequence ATGACCGTCCCCCACCAGACCCCACGATTCGACGGCTCCGCCCAGTATGTTGCCACCGCCGACCTGAAACTTGCCGTGAACGCGGCCCTCACGCTGCAGCGCCCGCTGCTCGTGAAAGGCGAGCCGGGCACCGGCAAGACCATGCTGGCCGAGGAAGTCGCCGCCGCGCTGGACCGCCCACTGTTGCAATGGCACGTCAAGTCGACCACCAAGGCGCAGCAGGGGCTGTACGAATACGACGCCGTCTCGCGCCTGCGCGATTCCCAGCTGGGCGACGAACGGGTGCGCGACATCCACAACTACATCGTCAAGGGCGTGCTGTGGCAGGCCTTCACCGCGCCCGAACCGGTGGTGCTGCTGATCGACGAGATCGACAAGGCCGACATCGAATTTCCCAACGACCTGCTGCGCGAACTGGACCGGATGGAATTCTATGTGTACGAGACGCGCGAGATGGTGGTGGCGAAGCACCGCCCGCTGGTCATCATCACATCGAACAACGAGAAGGAGTTGCCGGACGCCTTCCTGCGCCGCTGCTTCTTCCACTACATCGCCTTCCCGGACAAGGATACGATGGAAGCCATCGTCGAGGTGCACTTCCCGCACCTGAAGCAGGAATTGCTGGCGCAGGCGCTGCGGACGTTCTATGAAGTGCGCGATGTCTCCGGCCTGAAGAAGAAGCCGTCCACCTCCGAATTCCTCGACTGGCTGAAACTGCTGCTGGCCGAGGATATCCCGCCCGAGGCGCTGCGCAGCCAGGACAGCAAGGCGATCGTGCCGCCGCTGCACGGCGCGCTGCTGAAGAACGAGCAGGACGTGCACCTGTTCGAGCGCCTGGTGTTCATGGCGAGGACCAACCGGTGA
- a CDS encoding c-type cytochrome, whose product MNRLIAVCLLAGATQATQVAVAADVVGNPAAAPAKIEMCIGCHAIPGYKATFPEVFQVPKIGGQNARYIEAALKAYQKGDRKHPSMKGIAVSLSDQDIADIAAYYAKQK is encoded by the coding sequence ATGAATAGACTCATAGCAGTATGCCTGCTTGCCGGCGCCACGCAGGCAACCCAGGTCGCCGTCGCCGCGGACGTCGTCGGCAACCCGGCCGCCGCGCCAGCCAAGATCGAAATGTGCATCGGCTGCCACGCCATCCCGGGCTACAAGGCCACGTTCCCCGAAGTGTTCCAGGTGCCGAAGATCGGCGGCCAGAATGCCAGGTACATCGAAGCGGCGCTCAAGGCTTACCAGAAAGGTGACCGCAAGCACCCGTCGATGAAGGGCATCGCCGTCAGCCTGTCCGACCAGGACATCGCCGACATCGCCGCCTATTACGCCAAGCAGAAATGA
- a CDS encoding sensor histidine kinase has protein sequence MSSPAYPPFNAPPVPKITHERRLVRRYLLQSALRFNAGSLLFVSLAIALLPLGMDIGTPAPGEAGVRKLDPYIVGGVVLAIMAWLALLSSGIARGFLSRLGDQGTALSAESIASTVTRRIDAPFNPYTTFDLCTETLSGLALGTALGYAGPPAFSHDPFKGRIVLGRWRPPVLGRHVEVRVSTELGPSCRIELRSRPGLAWFAIQQGQSLKAAETVCAHLRQHLERHTAVLEAARRERELERTSLQARLSALQAQVEPHFLFNTLANLKYLIRTDQQAAQEMLDHLVGYLQNALPDMRSVSSTLGREMDLASDYLAVMRIRMGERLRFEVAVDDDVRSLPFPPAMLISLVENAVKHGLERASRPGLITVGAQREHKGDGELLCVSVVDDGVGLTEQAGQGTGLANIAERLALLYGRAASLSVEPGGGPGEARGVKAVLAVPVAGKDA, from the coding sequence ATGAGCTCTCCCGCTTACCCGCCGTTCAACGCGCCGCCCGTGCCGAAGATCACGCACGAGCGCCGCCTGGTGCGCCGCTACCTGCTGCAGTCGGCGCTGCGCTTCAACGCTGGTTCGCTGCTGTTCGTGTCGCTGGCGATCGCGCTGCTGCCTCTCGGGATGGATATCGGCACGCCTGCGCCGGGCGAAGCGGGAGTCCGCAAGCTGGATCCGTACATCGTCGGCGGTGTCGTGCTGGCGATCATGGCCTGGCTCGCACTGTTGTCCAGCGGGATCGCCCGCGGCTTTCTTTCCCGGCTGGGCGACCAGGGCACGGCGCTGTCCGCCGAGTCGATCGCATCCACGGTGACGCGCCGCATCGATGCCCCGTTCAATCCCTACACCACCTTCGACCTGTGCACCGAAACCCTGTCGGGACTGGCGCTCGGCACGGCGCTGGGATACGCCGGGCCGCCGGCGTTCTCCCATGACCCGTTCAAGGGCCGGATCGTGCTGGGCCGCTGGCGTCCCCCGGTACTGGGGCGCCATGTCGAGGTGAGGGTCTCGACCGAGCTGGGCCCCAGCTGCCGCATCGAGCTGCGCAGCCGCCCGGGCCTGGCCTGGTTCGCGATCCAGCAGGGCCAGTCGCTGAAGGCCGCCGAGACGGTGTGCGCCCACCTGCGCCAGCACCTCGAACGCCACACGGCCGTGCTGGAAGCGGCGCGGCGCGAACGCGAGCTGGAACGCACCTCGCTGCAGGCGCGCCTGTCGGCCCTGCAGGCCCAGGTCGAGCCGCACTTCCTGTTCAATACCCTGGCCAACCTGAAGTACCTGATCCGCACCGACCAGCAGGCCGCGCAGGAGATGCTCGACCACCTGGTCGGCTACCTGCAGAACGCACTGCCGGACATGCGCTCGGTATCCTCGACGCTGGGCCGTGAAATGGACCTGGCCAGCGACTACCTGGCGGTGATGCGCATCCGCATGGGCGAACGGCTGCGCTTCGAGGTCGCCGTGGACGACGACGTGCGCAGCCTGCCGTTTCCGCCGGCGATGCTGATCTCGCTGGTGGAAAACGCCGTCAAGCACGGCCTGGAGCGGGCCAGCCGGCCGGGCCTGATCACCGTCGGCGCGCAGCGCGAGCACAAGGGGGACGGCGAGCTGCTGTGCGTGTCCGTGGTCGATGACGGCGTCGGCCTCACCGAACAGGCCGGGCAAGGCACGGGCCTGGCGAACATCGCCGAACGCCTGGCGCTGCTGTACGGGCGCGCGGCCAGCCTGTCCGTGGAGCCCGGCGGCGGACCAGGCGAAGCACGGGGTGTGAAGGCCGTGCTGGCGGTGCCTGTGGCAGGAAAGGACGCCTGA
- a CDS encoding GNAT family N-acetyltransferase, which produces MIDVRPVTLEFNGVRLEPLEQGHAGGLRAAARDGELWKLRITSVPEPDNVAAYIATALEMRPARLAFAVLDAATGEILGTTSYHDIVPAIDRLEIGYTWYAKSRQRSHVNTSCKRMLLAHAFDTLGCAVVGLRTDNFNHASQAAIERLGAKKDGVLRHHGIRRDGTVRDTVMYSIVRGEWPEIRAHVDYLLQRPQAPRPC; this is translated from the coding sequence GTGATCGACGTCCGCCCCGTCACGCTGGAGTTCAATGGCGTGCGCCTGGAGCCGCTGGAGCAAGGGCACGCCGGCGGCCTGCGCGCGGCCGCCCGCGACGGCGAGCTGTGGAAGCTGCGCATCACCTCCGTGCCGGAACCGGACAACGTGGCGGCGTATATCGCCACCGCGCTCGAGATGCGCCCTGCCCGGCTGGCCTTCGCCGTGCTCGATGCCGCCACCGGCGAAATCCTGGGTACCACCAGCTACCACGACATCGTGCCCGCCATCGACCGGCTCGAGATCGGCTACACGTGGTATGCGAAAAGCCGCCAGCGCAGCCACGTCAACACCAGCTGCAAGCGCATGCTGCTGGCGCATGCCTTCGACACGCTGGGCTGCGCCGTGGTGGGCCTGCGCACCGACAACTTCAACCATGCCTCGCAGGCCGCCATCGAACGGCTCGGCGCGAAGAAGGACGGCGTGCTGCGCCACCATGGGATCCGGCGCGACGGCACCGTGCGCGACACGGTCATGTACAGTATCGTGCGCGGCGAATGGCCGGAAATCCGCGCCCACGTCGACTATCTGCTGCAACGTCCGCAAGCTCCACGCCCATGCTGA